Proteins encoded together in one Macadamia integrifolia cultivar HAES 741 chromosome 8, SCU_Mint_v3, whole genome shotgun sequence window:
- the LOC122086523 gene encoding E3 ubiquitin-protein ligase RHF2A-like isoform X1 encodes MEIPPAMEETLQTEGHLTSAAAFVEGGIQDACDDACSICLEAFCDSDPSTVTNCKHEYHLQCILEWCQRSSQCPMCWQSISLKDPTSQELLEAVERERNFRFNPSRNATIFHHPALGDFELQHLPVGANDADLEERIIQHLAAAAAMGRAHHIARREGQRSRASAQGRPQFLVFSSHPNAPAAGPVTVSSAPRGDNEHAPAVIAGGPSVALAAVGEEPSERTPQPSPGQTNWSTSPASGSNVSVANRHGLSFNSRSSGSQSSTVNHDRAGPSDFQSFSESLKSRFNSVSMRYKESISKSTRGWKERLFSRNNSIVDLGSEVRREVNAGIVSVSRMMERLETRENSKAAGSSVSNNPEGPVAEHSNQNIAESNGNNPLSSSSPSASCTASSGSN; translated from the exons ATGGAG ATTCCACCGGCTATGGAGGAGACACTACAGACAGAGGGCCATCTGACCTCGGCTGCTGCTTTTGTGGAAGGGGGAATTCAGGATGCCTGCGATGATGCTTGCAGCATATGCCTTGAGGCTTTCTGTGACAGTGATCCTTCAACG GTGACTAATTGCAAACACGAGTATCACCTTCAGTGCATTCTTGAATG GTGTCAGAGAAGTTCTCAATGTCCAATGTGTTGGCAATCCATCAGCTTGAAGGACCCCACTag CCAAGAACTGCTTGAAGCAGTGGAGCGGGAGAGGAACTTTAGGTTTAATCCATCACGAAATGCTACTATATTTCATCATCCTGCCCTGGGAGATTTTGAGTTACAGCAT TTACCTGTAGGTGCAAATGATGCTGATCTCGAGGAACGTATAATCCAGCAtttggctgctgctgctgcaatgGGCAGAGCACACCACATTGCTCGAAGGGAAGGTCAACGAAGTAGGGCTTCAGCTCAGGGTCGTCCACAGTTCTTGGTGTTCTCTTCTCATCCTAATGCACCTGCTGCTGGTCCTGTTACTGTCTCTTCAGCTCCGAGAGGAGACAATGAGCATGCTCCTGCAGTTATTGCTGGTGGTCCATCTGTAGCTCTTGCTGCTGTAGGAGAAGAACCATCAGAGCGGACCCCACAGCCATCTCCTGGCCAAACAAATTGGAGTACTTCCCCAGCATCTGGATCTAACGTCAGTGTGGCCAATCGACATGGATTGTCCTTCAATAGCCG GAGTTCTGGAAGCCAATCTTCTACTGTAAATCATGATAGAGCAGGACCATCTGACTTTCAATCTTTCTCAGAATCCCTAAAGTCTCGATTTAATTCAGTTTCAATGAG ATACAAAGAGTCAATTTCGAAGAGCACAAGAGGTTGGAAGGAGAGACTGTTCTCTCGGAACAATTCCATTGTAGATCTTGGTTCCGAAGTTAGGAGAGAAGTAAATGCAGGAATTGTAAGTGTATCCCGCATGATGGAGCGCCTTGAGACAAGAGAAAATAGTAAGGCTGCTGGTTCTTCTGTATCAAATAACCCAGAAGGTCCAGTGGCAGAGCACAGTAACCAGAATATTGCAGAGTCAAATGGTAACAACCCTTTAAGTAGCAGCAGCCCGTCAGCTTCTTGCACTGCAAGCTCAGGTTCTAATTAG
- the LOC122086523 gene encoding E3 ubiquitin-protein ligase RHF2A-like isoform X2 codes for MEETLQTEGHLTSAAAFVEGGIQDACDDACSICLEAFCDSDPSTVTNCKHEYHLQCILEWCQRSSQCPMCWQSISLKDPTSQELLEAVERERNFRFNPSRNATIFHHPALGDFELQHLPVGANDADLEERIIQHLAAAAAMGRAHHIARREGQRSRASAQGRPQFLVFSSHPNAPAAGPVTVSSAPRGDNEHAPAVIAGGPSVALAAVGEEPSERTPQPSPGQTNWSTSPASGSNVSVANRHGLSFNSRSSGSQSSTVNHDRAGPSDFQSFSESLKSRFNSVSMRYKESISKSTRGWKERLFSRNNSIVDLGSEVRREVNAGIVSVSRMMERLETRENSKAAGSSVSNNPEGPVAEHSNQNIAESNGNNPLSSSSPSASCTASSGSN; via the exons ATGGAGGAGACACTACAGACAGAGGGCCATCTGACCTCGGCTGCTGCTTTTGTGGAAGGGGGAATTCAGGATGCCTGCGATGATGCTTGCAGCATATGCCTTGAGGCTTTCTGTGACAGTGATCCTTCAACG GTGACTAATTGCAAACACGAGTATCACCTTCAGTGCATTCTTGAATG GTGTCAGAGAAGTTCTCAATGTCCAATGTGTTGGCAATCCATCAGCTTGAAGGACCCCACTag CCAAGAACTGCTTGAAGCAGTGGAGCGGGAGAGGAACTTTAGGTTTAATCCATCACGAAATGCTACTATATTTCATCATCCTGCCCTGGGAGATTTTGAGTTACAGCAT TTACCTGTAGGTGCAAATGATGCTGATCTCGAGGAACGTATAATCCAGCAtttggctgctgctgctgcaatgGGCAGAGCACACCACATTGCTCGAAGGGAAGGTCAACGAAGTAGGGCTTCAGCTCAGGGTCGTCCACAGTTCTTGGTGTTCTCTTCTCATCCTAATGCACCTGCTGCTGGTCCTGTTACTGTCTCTTCAGCTCCGAGAGGAGACAATGAGCATGCTCCTGCAGTTATTGCTGGTGGTCCATCTGTAGCTCTTGCTGCTGTAGGAGAAGAACCATCAGAGCGGACCCCACAGCCATCTCCTGGCCAAACAAATTGGAGTACTTCCCCAGCATCTGGATCTAACGTCAGTGTGGCCAATCGACATGGATTGTCCTTCAATAGCCG GAGTTCTGGAAGCCAATCTTCTACTGTAAATCATGATAGAGCAGGACCATCTGACTTTCAATCTTTCTCAGAATCCCTAAAGTCTCGATTTAATTCAGTTTCAATGAG ATACAAAGAGTCAATTTCGAAGAGCACAAGAGGTTGGAAGGAGAGACTGTTCTCTCGGAACAATTCCATTGTAGATCTTGGTTCCGAAGTTAGGAGAGAAGTAAATGCAGGAATTGTAAGTGTATCCCGCATGATGGAGCGCCTTGAGACAAGAGAAAATAGTAAGGCTGCTGGTTCTTCTGTATCAAATAACCCAGAAGGTCCAGTGGCAGAGCACAGTAACCAGAATATTGCAGAGTCAAATGGTAACAACCCTTTAAGTAGCAGCAGCCCGTCAGCTTCTTGCACTGCAAGCTCAGGTTCTAATTAG